The Chrysemys picta bellii isolate R12L10 chromosome 24, ASM1138683v2, whole genome shotgun sequence genomic interval ggggctggggcaggccggGGTAGGCTGAGGTGGCCCATAGATGAGGGGCGTGGGGAAGGAGGTGGCTGATAAGTGAATGGAGGGAAGCGATTGGCCAGAGGCTGCCCAAGGCaatcttccctcttcccccccctcccccccgtaaaACTTCAGTATgttgccaccccccctccccataggCCTATGGTAGACTTGGCCTGGCCATTTCGCTGTCAGATGAAGGGTTGGCTgcgccaaatttcagtgagtggcgTTTTGATCTAGTGCAGTATGGGGCGGCACTCAGATTTGGGGTAGCCAGGCTAAATCTGTCACCCTAGTCAGTAGTCTGGTTTGTTTGTAGCTAgagtggtgtggggggggagagataggcgagggggcagggaggcgCAGTGGAGAAAGGTAAAAGTTGGTGTAGTACAGGCGCGCAGGTGAAGGGGCAAGGGAGAGAAGGTGATGGAGGTGGCTAGTAAGTGAAGTGCAGAAATGGTGGGTTGGAGGTGGTGGGCAAGAGAGGGGGGTTGGAGGACAGCAGCTACTCATTAAGTGGTTACATTGGAATGGGGGGGAGGATGCTGGAGCTGGCAGGGGAGATGTGGAGGGATGACCAGTAGTGGGGGTAGAGTAGTGGCATGCTCTCCTGAGTCCTATGTCCTTCCTATAGGAGCAGGATCATGTTATGCCATCTTCTCATCTCTGTACCCTCGTAATTAGGCCCACCTCTTTTAGCTAAATTTTACAGCTCCTGAATTCTCTGAAGGTGAAGGGATCAAAGCTTCCCTTCAGGGAGGGGGCACACATCATGCACAGCATTCCTAACCTCCAAAGAGCTTCGCTGAGCTGCACCCTGGAGATTGGACATACCAAATTCATCTCCCTTAGGGGATAATTcactagaggttacagtggactgGTTGGAGGCATCTGAACTTAAATGCACTGATCTAATAGGTGCCCCCTTCCACCAGCAGTTAATATACCTAGTAAACGGAGCCAGTATTGCAGTTTGGCTTGCGGCCCTTGAATGTATCTGTAGGCTACAAGATGGCTAAAGGGGGCTGTTAAAAGAACAGTTATGAAACATTGACTTCCTAAAGTACATCAGGAACTTGGTTGTTGTGCAGTATGAACACATTTTTGTTAAAGACATATGATTGGATTTAACCTCACTCCCCTCAGTTCATGGCTTAACTCATCTTTGTTTGCTCTTCAGGTTTTTATTGATGCGGTTAAAGGAATTCTGTGGAGAGTTTCTGAAGAAAAAACTGAATCTCTCCAACTGTGTGGCTATTCATAGCTTAGCTCATATGTATTCCTTGAACCAGCTTGCCCTGAAAGCTGCAGACATGATAAGAAGGAACTTCTGCAAAGTTATCCAAGATGAAGAGTTCTACACATTACCCTTTCACCTCATCCGAGACTGGCTTTCAGACTTGGAAATCACAGTGGACTCTGAAGAAGTTCTTTTTGAGACTGTGTTAAAGTGGGTTCAGAGAAACGCTGACGAAAGAGAGAGGTACTTTGAAGAACTCTTTAAACTGCTCAGACTGTCTCAGATGAAACCCACTTACCTTACCCGGCATGTCAAATCTGAAAGGCTAGTATCCAGTAATGAAGCCTGTCTTAAATTGGTGTCTGAAGCTGTAGAAAATCATGCCCTGAGGGCTGAAAACTTGCAGTCTGGTAATTTACAACATTCTGCTTATCCTGTAGCATTGCTGCCTCGCTATGGGCAGAACATGGATGTCATCATGGTGATCGGCGGTGTGTCAGAGGGAGGGGATTATTTAAGTGAGTGTGTGGGGTATTTCATTGATGAAGATAGGTGGGTAAACTTACCTCACATACATAATCACCTTGATGGACATGCTGTTGCTGTTACAGAATCATATGTTTATGTGGCTGGCTCCATGGAACCTGGCTTTGCCAAGACTGTAGAAAAGTACAACCCCAACAGAAATGTCTGGGAGCAAGTCTCTCATCTAATAACTAGAAAGCATTCTtttggcctcactgaagtcaaggggaactTGTACAGTATTGGTGGACATGGTAACTTCAGTCCTGGCTTTAAAGATGTAACCATTTACAATCCCGAGCAAGACAAATGGCACAACCTGGAGTCAGCCCCAAAGATCCTTCGTGATGTCAAAGCAGTCACCATAGAAGATAGATTTGTTTACATTGCTGCTCGAACCCCAGTTGATGATAGTGAAGATGGTTTAAGGGCAGTCATTACCAGATATGACACAGAGACAAGGCACTGGCAAGACATCGAATCTCTGCCACTCATTGATAACTACTGCTCTTTTCAGATGTCTGTTGCCAACACAAACTTTTATCAGACAGCATCATGCTGCCCCAAGAGTTACCCCATAGATAATGAAGAGGCTAAGAGAAAGATCTCTGGCAGAATACCAGAAGAGATTCTTGAAAGTTTACCTCCAGAAGTTCTTAGCATTGAAGGGGCAGCCATTTGCTATTTTAAAGATGATGTTTTCATCATTGGTGGGTGGAAGAACAGTGATGATATAGATAAGCAATACAGAAAAGAGGCCTACCGTTATTGTGCTGAGAGAAAGCGATGGATGCTTCTCCCTCCCATGCCGCAGCCTCGCTGTAGAGCAACAGCCTGCCATGTAAGAATCCCATTCAGATGCTTACATGGTACACAAAGATACCCTATGCCGCAAAATCTGATGTGGCAAAAGGATAGAATACGGCAGCTGCAGGAAATACACCGGCATTCTTTAAGCTTGCGAAGAATGCCCCGCTCACAGATTGAGTGCTAATTCCTGGAAGACCATTCCTCTAATAAACCTGGTTTAAGAAATACGGTGCTATCTATTTTGTAAGGCTCAATACATTGCCATTGTATATTCGGATTTGGATAACTGAACTGGTTGCTGGTTTGATGCATAAAAGTAACATCTTTACTTAAATACTGAGGATGGGAAATAATTAACAAACACCTAAAATCCCTCTCTCTTGTATATAGTTGAGAAGAGCATACAGTAGCCCAGGAAAAATAAATTCCTATTAAGGGGATGTGATGAAATGCCTGCCACTTTAAGAAAATTTGATGCAGAATCTGTTAATTCTCTTGTCCAACCCTCATTTTCAAGGATTTATATGGAGTTAGTCTGTCAACAATTccttcaatttaaaaaacaaactccagCTGTATTCTTAAAGCACCAATTTTATTTGCACTTACATATTGATATTCCTTTAGCTTCTCTTCTCCTGAGTAGCTGAAATTCACATACCATTGGCATCCATGCACTTAGTTCTCCAAAACTGAAGGCACATGCAATAGTTAGGAATACctgttatataaaaataaaagcacaatCTTTTTTCATAAAATTACTTCAGGATGTTTCTCTGTGTGTTAAATACTTTGTTTCTGTATATTgtagaaatgccagaatttacTTGTAACAAATGATtggtaaaacatcagagactTACTAAAATAGCATTTGAGACAGCACTTGGGATGATTTCACTATCTGGACATCCTTCATGTTTCTGGGTCTCTTCTTTGTCAGCTTGATTAGAAACTTAAACAATCAACCTGATTAAATGAGTGAAAACAGTAAAAATgttaacagtaaaaaaaaaagtaactgtcCACTTCTAAAATATCTGAGGACATTAGGGATTACTAAAAGCAAAATTATTTCCTAGCGGGGTATTAAAAACGGAGCTACTTGACGTTTTTTTCCAAACATGGCACACATTTAATTCCAGTGAGAGTTTGAAAAATGAACCTGTATCCAGCCTGCCTTTGACAATCAATACTTTTTTGCCATCGATATATTTTCCTCTAGTGCCACGCTGTTCCCTGACAAATTAGCACTTGTGTTTCTGTTGAAGTGGAACAATCAGTTCTTGAAATCTAATTGCCAATAAGAAGCTTTTAGTGATCTTAAACCTTCACAGTCTTCAAATGTTTGAATTCTCCATTTATTCTGTTTGCAGCATTTATAGATGGTTGGGGTGAAATTAAGCTATTTAATTTTTTGACATCTGAGATTGTTTTATGAATAGGGCCATGTTGGTTCTAGATTACTTAATACAATATTCTCTAAGGGAAATATCCAACACATTGTCCCATGGAAGTAGCATTGCCCAGAAGTAACCATCCAGCTAAGCCCTCTCCCCTTATTCTCATCGCAAAAGTTGCTCAATTATTTCTTGTGAATTCCATTGTCCTTTCTACCTCCTCTTTATTTAACTGTTTGGATTATTTCCACCGTAGGCCTAACTCAGGATcttagggaagggaaaggagtaGTAACCAGGGTATCCCAAACGTCTACACAATCAAACCTTGTTGAGACAGCCGCTTACTTTCTCTTGTTCATTTTATGGTCATCTTAAATGGGGGCATCTTAAAAGCTCTTCTAAAcattttactctttttaaaagtttaactTTCTGAACTGACACGTCTCATTTTCCAATTCAGCAGGCAGTCTAGATCCTGTCTGAAATACTAGGTAAGTCTTTCAACTGCATGATGTGTACAGGTTTTTCTGACTTGCATCTGACCCTTAATATTTCCTCTTGAAATTCACTTGACATTTTCTGTATCATTAACTTGCTTTGCTGTAATATTCAGACTAATCCAGGCTTGTAAAAATTACTATGAAAATGTAACAGCTCAGATACAGTCTAATCATGTGCTAATACCATCCTGTTGGATTTTACTTGGCTTTCGAATTACGCTGCAAGAGCAAGCGGGCAGGTCAAAATTTGCAAGGTGCAGGCCTCACCTGTTCAAGAGGGGAAATCAAGTTCAAGGCTGACATCCAGAAGTTGTTGGCTCTGAAAGACTTGCATGAACTCATTTGGCAAGGTGCTGATGAACGTAGTTTATCAACAGCACTGATAGAGCATTTGGTTGTAAAATATCATGATTATCATATTTTAATTGCAATCTAAACAAAATCTTTGGGTTGCATATCACCACAGATCAGCCTAGGCCAGCGGATGCACAAGCATGATCTTGTTTGGTTATAACAAAAATTAATAATAGCCCTGACTATGAAATAACGCTTGGCTTTTGTACATCTTAGAGATCTtaagatttttaaatgaagatgcaAAAATAACTTCATGCCCGGGTGGTCTAACTTGTGAATGCCAGCCCTGGTTTACCGTGTGATGCACTTTATCTCCCTTCCGGTGTGTTCAGTTTGCATGATGAGTGCGTGATGGGCACTATGGAGCGTAGTCAATTTCACAGcagtctggttttttttttttatgccagtTCCAGGGGACCTCTTCATTCTTAAATAGGCTTTTTTACATTGAATTGATGTGGCTCAATGGCATCTGCGcacatgtttttaaacaaaaagtctaACTGCCCTTTGTACACAAAGTAGTAGTTATAAGATGTAGAAAACTTAAATGTGTGTTGACTGTGGATCTAGCTCAGTCCACTAACCTGTCAGCCATTTCACAAGTTCACGTAGTGTAGTGGTACATGTACACGCTTCAGCTGTAGTTACAGCAGGGTAGTTAAACTAACAAGAATCTTACACCTATATCCAATAAGGATAACTAAACTGACTCCTATCTTTGTCtttcattaagaaaaaaatcaggtAGAATATTCAGACTCTTCTGCCGTTTAAGACAATCGTACCTTTTTTGCTGTACTAAACACATGCCTTGAAATGCATGTTCTATGtcccatttttctgtttaaaatattaGTGAAGTAGCGTAAACCTCTGACCAGCTAGACTGGCAATGTAATCATTTTTAGGTGCCATATGTGTACATAATATTTTATAACAACCTGAATGGTCTATTAGTAAGTAAatgttttgtatgtatttttaataCTTCTCTGCACAAAGTTAGAAAGACACCACCCCAAACATATAGAATATATGCCATCTTTTTAAATGCACTAAGTATTCTCTGCTACTGCTTATTGATGTTATCCCCAAATTATTTTTCCATTATAGTAAACAATAAAATAACAGGACTATTGCGTCAATGAATATTTATGTTTACTAGAGGCAGACTGCATTGTGCAGATTAACAAAGTTTAAGGGCCTTTTGACCTGAAATTACAATAGTATACTGTAGTGTTAGACTTGTTTGTAAAGGACCCAGTTAATATAAGTGTATTTGTATGGCTTAGCGTTATTTTCAGCCACTTCTCAAATAGAATATAATCATCTTTAATATAACCAGTTTAGGGGAAGCTTCCTAATACAAGCACTCTTGAGGATATAATCCTATAAAGTACATGAATGTTAAATGTAGAAATAACTAGAAGTCCTAGATATTACTCATGGATCCACATCGCTTTGGATCCCATGACCTATAAGGCAGCTGTTCGCTTCTGCAATTGCTTGGGTAAGCAGTACCCTCCATACCGGGAAGAATTACATTGCTTCCTGTAAGGTAAAGTAGAGTTTCTGTTTGAAACAAAGAATATTGTAATGTTTAAGTTCTTGAAACTAAACATTGTACTAATGTTTTGTTGTAATAAAAGTTTATTTCTCTATTATTGTGGTCTTCCATATGCTTTTTTGCCAGGTATGCACTATTTAGCACTATAACCCATGTTTGTAAATGATAGATGTCTGGCTCCATTGAATGAAACAATTTCCAGGACTGACTATTCCTGTGAGTTTGTATccaattgcttttattttaaaaagtgaatacaTACAGTTCTTGCTTAGAAGACTTTATTAGCTAAGTGGAGCTATTCATACAGGTAGGGTACTCGTCGAAGAGGAGTATTTGACTTCATCTCGCTGTGATAATCCTATAAAGTTGTCTCGTCTGGCAGCGTACTCCCCAACATTGGCTAGTCCTGGCACCACACAGCAGCTCAAAGCACTACGGTATATGCTCATGTCATGGGCATCATACCACTCATCAGTCTTTTCATCGTAACATTCAACATTGAATGTGGTAGTGAAACCATTAAAGCCACCCACCACAAACAGAAGGTCATCCACCACTTCAATGCCAAAATTACTACGGGGATTAAACATGGTTGGGATTGTACGCCAGGTGTTGGCAACTGGATTGTAGGCTTCTGCACTCCGAAGACGGTTGGCGCCGTCAAAGCCTCCTACCTGTAGACATCAAAGAAATATGGCGTTTACTAGCTGAGGAAGGGCTTATATTAGGTGGCTGAATTGTTACATGGGTTTAGGACTCATGCATATTCagtaggccaaattctgtgcATATTCAACTTCATTGACTAGAAGTGTGAatattcagcacttctgaagatCAGACCTTAATTCTGCATATTCACTTACTGCAGGCTACTACTTTGTTCTTTCCAGTTATGGTAAAATCTAACTGCCAAAAATGTTTATTGGAATAGTTAAATTTTACATTCTTACATCTAAAGGAGGCAAAGGTACAGGATGTATATGAGTTAAGTAGAAATAATCCAAAATTCACTTAAAAACAATATGAAGAATTGTAAGGTTGTGAGAGGTCAAGCGTTCAAAGTGGGGAAATAACAAGGTTCCAAGTGCAACTTTAACTTTGCCCCTTTTGCATATAACAGTATTCCAAATTACGTCGTACTATTTCTCAAACACAATACAACTCAGTTTTCTACAATCTTGGATATGTGTAGCCTCTTGTCACAATTGATGCCTCCCTGTTTAAAATATTCCGTTATCTTTCTGACGTCATATAAATTCTCTTGGGTATTTATTTCGAGAACTGTCAGTACCAACCTTTCTCAGCTGGCATTAAGTCCTTAGATGTTACTGGAGGTTAAACAGTTGAGCTATAAACATGGCTTACGTGCAGCCTATTTTAGGTGAAATTTTGGTGAATGAGACAGCTGAATAGAGTAGTTACCTATGAACTTAGGAGACGTTCATATTCTAAACTTTCATTTTCTCTAGGTTGTTCATCTGGGGTATGTTGTAAAAATGTTCTCTTCGTCGTATACAACATTCTACACCTGCATCTAAGGTTTTAGGAAAACTTTTATATTGTATTTGAGGATATTGATCTTACTGCATGTACACAAAGGGATGAGTATAACTTAGCACAAAAGTCCTAATCTGGAACTAAATGCCTAAGGAGAATCAGAAGACCCTATTCCATGAAAATGTGAAGAGCTGATGAGTGCACGCTTCGTTCACTGAAGCAAgaggaacctcagagttatgacaCTTCAGGAATGGAGGTAGTTCTTAACTCTTAACAAAacatggtggttctttcaaaagtttacaactgaacattgacttaacactgctttgaaactttaccatatagaagaaaaatgctgctttccctttcttttcttttagtagtttgtttaacacagtactctactgctttg includes:
- the KLHL11 gene encoding kelch-like protein 11, whose protein sequence is MAAAAAASPQTQAGPAGEGAGAEGPGGGGGGGPGAEGPGGGGEPELEPEAEEFACPAHCSELAWRQNEQRRLDLFCDITLAFGGGAGPLREVRAHRSVLAAATDYFTPLLSGGFAESRSGRVELRKWSSEGGPEPDTVEAVVGFMYTGSIRVSPGNVHEVLEMADRFLLMRLKEFCGEFLKKKLNLSNCVAIHSLAHMYSLNQLALKAADMIRRNFCKVIQDEEFYTLPFHLIRDWLSDLEITVDSEEVLFETVLKWVQRNADERERYFEELFKLLRLSQMKPTYLTRHVKSERLVSSNEACLKLVSEAVENHALRAENLQSGNLQHSAYPVALLPRYGQNMDVIMVIGGVSEGGDYLSECVGYFIDEDRWVNLPHIHNHLDGHAVAVTESYVYVAGSMEPGFAKTVEKYNPNRNVWEQVSHLITRKHSFGLTEVKGNLYSIGGHGNFSPGFKDVTIYNPEQDKWHNLESAPKILRDVKAVTIEDRFVYIAARTPVDDSEDGLRAVITRYDTETRHWQDIESLPLIDNYCSFQMSVANTNFYQTASCCPKSYPIDNEEAKRKISGRIPEEILESLPPEVLSIEGAAICYFKDDVFIIGGWKNSDDIDKQYRKEAYRYCAERKRWMLLPPMPQPRCRATACHVRIPFRCLHGTQRYPMPQNLMWQKDRIRQLQEIHRHSLSLRRMPRSQIEC